The following coding sequences are from one Paenibacillus tundrae window:
- a CDS encoding YlbG family protein produces the protein MFAERTGFIIWVSDLKAARNLEKYGTVHYISRRMHYVVMYVNAERAEDTMKNVKRLSYVRKIERSYRNEIKTEYASKTMDKTSYYGI, from the coding sequence ATGTTTGCGGAAAGGACAGGATTCATTATTTGGGTAAGTGATTTGAAAGCGGCTCGTAATTTAGAAAAGTATGGCACTGTTCATTACATCTCCCGTCGTATGCATTATGTTGTGATGTATGTTAATGCAGAACGTGCTGAAGATACGATGAAAAATGTGAAACGACTTTCCTATGTGCGCAAAATTGAACGTTCCTATCGGAATGAGATCAAAACGGAGTACGCAAGTAAAACGATGGACAAGACAAGTTATTACGGCATCTAA
- a CDS encoding Rqc2 family fibronectin-binding protein — protein sequence MALDGIVTRAIVHELQGCIGGRISKIHQPNGHDVVLTLRAQRGNSKLLVSASPTYPRVHYTEKTFLNPTEAPMFCMLLRKHCEGAIIENIRQIGMERIIHIDVRQRDELGDVSVKRIIIELMGRHSNIILLDPITETILDGIHHVTPSISSYRVVMPGFSYTAPPEQHKSNPLEISKTEFENSYTAAEEDASRWLVNAFSGLSPLIAGEITARAVAADSEKLSSTEGEGRIEAEALWNAFESVMGLVKDNVYTPVTGMNAKGKMIFSAIQLQSIQDGEKTYDTISKCMEDYYGDKAERDTVKQRVSDLLRFLQNERSKNIKKLDNLNKDLLEADDADKFRLWGELLFASLHQVNKGDKTAQLVNFYDEDQATITIQLDPLLTPSDNAQRYFKRYNKYKNSLAVIHDQLGKTKDEIAYLDNLLQQLSIASMNDIEEIRDELVQQGYLRDRNKKGKKKKKNDRPTVHQFTSSEGIDILVGKNNLQNEYVTNRLASANDTWLHTKDIPGSHVVIRSTDFGEATLEEAAQLAAYFSQAKESSSVPVDYTFIRHVRKPSGAKPGFVIYDHQKTLFVTPNEELIKSLPSTIKNG from the coding sequence ATGGCACTCGACGGCATTGTAACCCGAGCCATTGTTCATGAACTACAAGGTTGTATCGGTGGACGTATCAGTAAGATCCATCAGCCTAATGGTCATGATGTCGTGCTCACCCTGCGTGCTCAGCGCGGTAACAGTAAACTGCTCGTATCAGCAAGTCCAACCTATCCCCGCGTGCATTATACAGAAAAGACGTTCCTGAATCCCACGGAAGCTCCGATGTTCTGTATGTTGCTTCGTAAACATTGTGAAGGGGCAATTATAGAGAACATTCGGCAGATTGGCATGGAACGTATCATTCATATCGATGTGCGGCAGCGCGACGAATTGGGAGATGTTTCGGTAAAACGCATCATCATTGAACTTATGGGAAGGCACAGTAATATTATTTTGCTTGATCCTATCACCGAAACTATTCTAGACGGTATTCATCATGTCACTCCATCCATCAGCAGTTACCGGGTAGTCATGCCTGGTTTCTCGTATACTGCACCGCCAGAACAACATAAGAGTAATCCGCTTGAAATTAGCAAAACGGAGTTCGAGAATAGCTACACCGCTGCCGAAGAGGATGCTTCACGCTGGCTCGTGAATGCGTTTAGCGGTCTAAGTCCGCTAATTGCAGGTGAGATTACTGCTCGGGCCGTTGCTGCTGACAGCGAAAAGCTATCTTCAACCGAGGGTGAGGGCCGCATCGAGGCGGAAGCGCTATGGAATGCTTTTGAATCCGTAATGGGACTCGTTAAGGACAATGTCTACACCCCTGTCACTGGCATGAACGCCAAGGGCAAAATGATCTTCTCTGCCATTCAGCTTCAGAGCATTCAAGATGGCGAGAAAACGTATGACACGATCAGCAAATGTATGGAAGATTACTACGGAGATAAAGCCGAACGGGATACCGTGAAGCAAAGAGTAAGTGACTTGCTCCGCTTCCTGCAAAACGAACGAAGTAAAAATATCAAAAAGTTGGATAACCTGAATAAGGATCTACTAGAAGCGGATGATGCGGACAAGTTCAGATTGTGGGGAGAGCTTCTATTTGCCTCGCTGCACCAGGTTAACAAAGGCGACAAAACAGCTCAGCTTGTTAATTTCTATGATGAAGATCAAGCAACCATTACGATCCAGCTTGACCCGTTACTTACGCCGTCCGATAACGCTCAGCGTTATTTCAAGCGGTATAACAAGTACAAGAACAGTCTAGCTGTCATTCATGATCAGCTTGGAAAAACGAAGGACGAGATCGCTTATCTAGACAACCTGCTGCAACAGCTATCCATCGCATCCATGAACGACATTGAAGAAATTCGAGATGAGCTTGTGCAACAGGGATACCTTCGTGACCGTAACAAAAAGGGCAAAAAGAAAAAGAAAAATGATCGTCCTACTGTACATCAGTTCACCTCCTCAGAGGGGATTGATATTCTTGTAGGTAAGAACAATTTGCAGAATGAATATGTGACGAACCGCTTAGCATCCGCTAATGATACGTGGCTGCATACAAAAGACATCCCAGGATCACATGTTGTCATCCGCAGCACTGACTTTGGCGAAGCTACATTGGAAGAAGCCGCACAGCTCGCAGCCTATTTCAGTCAAGCCAAAGAGTCCAGCAGCGTACCTGTGGATTACACGTTTATCCGCCATGTGCGTAAGCCAAGTGGTGCCAAACCTGGTTTTGTCATCTATGATCACCAGAAAACCTTGTTTGTTACACCCAATGAGGAACTGATCAAGAGTCTGCCTTCCACCATCAAAAATGGATAG
- a CDS encoding calcium-translocating P-type ATPase, SERCA-type: protein MEHTKWHQLSDEELRNTLGVSPQEGLTDEAVTEKRKVAGSNELSEGKRISPITLLLNQFKDFMVLVLMGATLVSGLLGEYLDAVTIVAIIVLNAILGFVQEFRAERSLRALKQLSAPAAKVLRSGQEIQVAAKLLVPGDIVLVESGDRIPADVRWLETNSLDVEESALTGESVPVSKHCMPIAADDVPLGDQKNIGFMGTMVTRGTARGVVIRTGMDTEMGKIADLIQNTDEQETPLQHRLEQLGKILIFVALGLTVMVVVAGILHGQPAVGMFLAGVSLAVAAIPEGLPAIVTIALALGVQRMIKRKAIVRKLPSVETLGCASVICSDKTGTLTQNKMTVTDVWLEGRGIKVTGDGYSPEGQMLENGRPVDLKSDQTLRRLLQISALCNNASIVENRGEELRNKKKGKDSKKDSDQDVVWELKGDPTEGSLVALASKMGLTPNGLKELYARQQEFPFDSDRKRMSVLVHHQGGRMIYTKGAPDVLIGQCNYILWEGKVVPFTGTLRQKVMAANENMAASALRVLGMAYRDVRPEERVEDENAAESQLVFVGLAGMIDPPRREVRDAIATCRRAGIRTVMITGDHGTTAEAIAQQLGILPRGGKSLSGLQLAGMADDELDKHVEGIYVFSRVSPEHKLRIVKSLQRKGHVVAMTGDGVNDAPAIKAADIGIAMGITGTDVTKEASALILSDDNFSTIVAAIEEGRNIYENIRKFIRYLLASNVGEILTMFFAMMMGLPLPLVPIQILWVNLVTDGLPAMALGVDQPEKDLMEHKPRGAKENIFARRLGWKIISRGVLIGLCTLGAFWLTLQAAPDHPGQLIKAQSVAFATLVLAQLIHVFDCRSSRSIFHRNPLQNKYLVLAVISSVVLMLIVMYVEPLQPIFKTVPLGLREWAICIVAAGIPTFLMGAGSVWGGRRNRRRMGPGRFVPKSTKFSA, encoded by the coding sequence ATGGAACATACCAAGTGGCATCAGCTAAGTGATGAAGAGCTGCGTAATACTCTTGGCGTTAGCCCGCAGGAGGGATTAACGGACGAAGCTGTAACAGAGAAGAGGAAAGTTGCCGGTTCAAACGAACTGAGCGAAGGAAAACGCATATCTCCAATCACATTATTGCTGAATCAGTTTAAGGATTTTATGGTACTCGTGTTGATGGGAGCGACGCTGGTATCCGGACTGCTCGGGGAGTATCTGGACGCGGTAACGATTGTGGCCATTATTGTACTCAACGCTATTTTGGGGTTTGTACAGGAATTTCGGGCGGAGCGATCTCTTCGTGCCTTGAAGCAATTATCAGCTCCTGCCGCCAAAGTACTTCGATCAGGGCAAGAGATTCAGGTTGCGGCTAAACTGCTTGTGCCTGGTGATATTGTGCTGGTTGAAAGTGGGGATCGTATTCCTGCCGATGTGCGCTGGCTGGAAACGAACAGCCTGGATGTGGAGGAATCCGCTCTGACTGGTGAATCCGTACCTGTAAGCAAGCATTGTATGCCTATTGCCGCTGATGATGTGCCGCTCGGAGATCAGAAGAACATCGGATTCATGGGAACGATGGTAACACGCGGAACGGCACGTGGTGTTGTTATTCGTACGGGTATGGATACCGAGATGGGCAAAATCGCTGATCTGATCCAAAATACCGATGAACAGGAAACACCACTACAGCACAGGCTTGAACAGTTGGGGAAGATATTGATTTTTGTCGCTCTTGGACTCACTGTCATGGTTGTCGTTGCAGGTATTCTTCATGGACAACCAGCTGTAGGCATGTTTCTCGCTGGGGTCAGCCTTGCGGTTGCCGCAATTCCAGAAGGATTGCCCGCGATTGTTACCATCGCTCTGGCGTTAGGTGTACAGCGTATGATCAAGCGAAAAGCCATCGTGCGGAAATTGCCATCTGTCGAAACGTTAGGCTGCGCATCAGTCATCTGTTCAGATAAGACTGGTACACTCACCCAAAACAAAATGACGGTAACAGATGTCTGGTTAGAGGGCCGTGGAATTAAGGTAACCGGGGACGGGTATTCGCCAGAAGGACAGATGCTTGAGAATGGACGTCCTGTTGATCTGAAGAGTGACCAGACGCTGCGACGCCTATTGCAGATCAGTGCTCTTTGTAATAACGCAAGTATTGTAGAGAATAGAGGAGAAGAGCTTCGGAATAAGAAAAAAGGCAAAGATTCGAAGAAAGATTCCGACCAAGATGTGGTATGGGAACTGAAAGGTGACCCGACAGAGGGCTCACTGGTTGCGCTGGCTTCCAAAATGGGACTAACACCTAACGGGCTCAAAGAATTATACGCACGTCAGCAAGAGTTCCCATTCGATTCTGATCGAAAGCGTATGTCTGTCCTTGTTCATCATCAGGGAGGACGAATGATCTACACCAAGGGTGCTCCTGATGTCCTGATTGGACAATGTAACTACATTTTATGGGAGGGTAAAGTAGTACCCTTCACAGGAACCTTACGACAGAAGGTCATGGCTGCAAACGAAAATATGGCTGCTTCAGCACTTCGGGTGCTTGGAATGGCTTATCGTGATGTACGACCAGAAGAAAGAGTCGAAGATGAGAACGCTGCGGAGAGTCAGCTTGTGTTTGTAGGCTTAGCAGGCATGATTGATCCACCGCGCCGTGAAGTTAGGGATGCTATTGCAACCTGCCGCAGAGCGGGTATACGAACGGTGATGATCACGGGTGATCATGGCACAACTGCTGAAGCCATTGCACAACAACTCGGCATTCTTCCGCGAGGAGGAAAGTCATTAAGTGGACTTCAGTTAGCGGGCATGGCGGATGACGAACTGGATAAACACGTTGAGGGGATTTATGTCTTCTCAAGGGTGTCTCCTGAGCATAAATTACGAATAGTCAAATCGCTACAAAGGAAAGGACATGTCGTTGCGATGACGGGGGATGGCGTTAATGACGCTCCGGCCATCAAAGCGGCGGATATCGGTATCGCGATGGGGATTACCGGCACCGATGTAACGAAAGAAGCGTCTGCCCTGATTTTGAGTGACGATAACTTCTCAACCATTGTAGCTGCTATTGAAGAAGGGCGTAACATCTATGAGAACATTCGTAAATTTATTCGTTACTTACTTGCCTCCAATGTGGGTGAGATATTGACCATGTTCTTCGCAATGATGATGGGTTTGCCTTTGCCACTCGTACCGATCCAGATTTTATGGGTCAATCTCGTGACGGATGGTCTTCCAGCTATGGCACTGGGCGTGGATCAGCCAGAGAAAGATCTCATGGAGCACAAGCCACGTGGTGCGAAGGAAAATATTTTTGCCCGTAGATTGGGCTGGAAAATTATAAGTCGTGGTGTCCTGATCGGTTTATGTACGCTGGGAGCTTTCTGGCTTACATTACAAGCCGCTCCGGATCATCCGGGTCAACTGATCAAGGCGCAGTCTGTGGCTTTTGCGACATTGGTTCTGGCTCAACTGATCCATGTGTTTGACTGCCGGAGTTCGCGTTCTATTTTTCATCGGAATCCGCTTCAAAACAAATATTTGGTCCTTGCAGTCATTTCATCTGTCGTGCTGATGCTGATTGTAATGTACGTAGAGCCGCTGCAACCGATCTTCAAAACTGTACCACTCGGCTTGCGTGAATGGGCGATCTGTATCGTTGCTGCCGGAATTCCTACGTTCCTTATGGGGGCAGGTAGCGTGTGGGGAGGCCGTCGCAACCGTCGCCGTATGGGACCAGGTCGTTTCGTTCCGAAAAGTACAAAGTTTTCTGCATAA
- a CDS encoding PHP domain-containing protein, protein MNQPNGRCDLHTHSQASDGMQSPTANVELAKHKGLAAVALTDHDTVAGVAEALRAGEELGIKVVAGVEISTRAGGRDIHVLGYYVNIEDKTFLERLRNLREAREERNHRIIAKLQELGLAISWQEVIEGLGRPLEPDESIGRPHMADVLVNKGYATDMRDAFDRYLAEGKPGFVSVPRVAPEEACRWIREAGGAAVIAHPGLYGNDELVREIIQNSKPDGIEVFHADHDLAEERKYADLALEFGLIQTGGSDYHGVRQGVVFHGDLGSKSVAVDVLQSLQIAARRNRES, encoded by the coding sequence ATGAATCAGCCTAACGGACGTTGCGATCTTCATACTCATAGCCAAGCTTCTGACGGGATGCAGTCACCCACGGCCAATGTGGAGCTTGCTAAACATAAAGGTTTGGCGGCAGTGGCGCTCACGGATCATGATACGGTAGCTGGTGTAGCTGAAGCACTACGTGCAGGGGAAGAACTCGGAATTAAGGTTGTAGCTGGCGTTGAAATTAGTACTCGTGCAGGTGGAAGAGACATTCACGTGCTTGGCTATTATGTAAATATTGAGGATAAGACGTTTCTGGAGCGCTTGCGAAACTTAAGGGAAGCGCGTGAGGAGCGCAATCATCGGATTATTGCCAAGCTGCAAGAGCTGGGACTCGCGATTAGCTGGCAGGAAGTAATTGAAGGACTTGGGCGTCCACTGGAGCCGGATGAGAGCATTGGCAGACCACATATGGCTGATGTACTAGTAAACAAAGGATATGCGACGGATATGCGAGATGCATTTGATCGTTATCTAGCAGAAGGAAAGCCGGGATTTGTGTCCGTTCCCCGGGTGGCTCCAGAGGAGGCGTGCCGATGGATTCGGGAGGCAGGCGGAGCCGCTGTTATAGCACATCCTGGTTTGTATGGGAATGACGAGCTTGTTCGAGAGATCATTCAGAACTCGAAACCCGACGGTATTGAGGTGTTCCACGCGGATCATGATTTGGCAGAGGAGCGCAAGTATGCTGACCTTGCTCTTGAATTTGGCTTGATTCAGACCGGAGGGTCGGATTATCACGGTGTGAGACAAGGTGTGGTTTTCCATGGGGATCTTGGCAGCAAGTCGGTCGCAGTTGACGTGTTGCAGAGCCTGCAAATAGCAGCGAGGCGCAATAGGGAGTCTTGA
- a CDS encoding GNAT family N-acetyltransferase, with protein sequence MTVIIRTTQPEDLIPLTALMHEYIVGFYNNLWPGDEAIHLLINNLLNHQIGVQFVAEQDNQLIGFSTLYFTYSTMKAERVAIMNDLFVVEAFRDSEVETKLFEQCQQYTREHGCPYMSWITAETNVRAQQLFERLGATRGAWVNYSIT encoded by the coding sequence ATGACTGTTATTATTCGAACTACCCAACCTGAGGATTTAATTCCACTTACTGCACTCATGCATGAATATATAGTAGGATTTTATAACAACCTTTGGCCTGGTGACGAAGCTATCCACCTTTTGATCAACAACCTGCTCAATCATCAGATCGGGGTTCAATTCGTGGCGGAGCAAGATAATCAACTGATTGGATTCTCCACATTATATTTTACCTACAGCACAATGAAAGCAGAACGTGTAGCGATTATGAATGATCTTTTTGTTGTAGAAGCATTCCGAGACAGCGAAGTTGAAACTAAATTATTCGAACAGTGTCAGCAATATACGCGTGAACACGGGTGCCCTTATATGTCCTGGATCACAGCAGAAACCAATGTACGCGCGCAGCAATTATTCGAACGTCTTGGAGCAACGCGTGGTGCATGGGTGAATTACTCAATCACATAA
- the dapF gene encoding diaminopimelate epimerase, which yields MEFTKMHGLGNDFIVVFGEEKLPADAPELAVKWCNRFFGIGADGLVYILPSEKADFQMRIMNSDGSEAEQCGNAIRCVAKYVYDHGHVSGENITIETIGAGVQPVNLNIRDGKVETVRVDMGEPILDGLKVPTTVDANPVVDHSIEANGQQFKFTAVSMGNPHAVIYVEDAVNFDLSTWGPLLEVHPMFPKKINVEFATVRDRGYVDMRVWERGAGPTLACGTGACATLVSSVLNGHTDRTAVVSLKGGDLHIEWNESDNHVYMTGPAEVVFKGITS from the coding sequence ATGGAATTTACGAAAATGCATGGACTAGGCAACGACTTTATCGTTGTATTTGGAGAAGAAAAGCTTCCCGCAGACGCGCCAGAATTGGCTGTGAAATGGTGTAACCGATTTTTCGGAATTGGTGCGGATGGGCTCGTCTATATACTGCCTTCCGAGAAAGCAGATTTTCAGATGCGCATTATGAATTCAGACGGTTCCGAAGCCGAACAATGTGGTAATGCCATTCGATGTGTCGCAAAATATGTGTATGATCACGGTCATGTATCCGGTGAGAATATTACGATAGAGACGATTGGTGCAGGCGTACAACCGGTTAACCTTAACATTCGTGATGGTAAGGTAGAGACGGTTCGTGTGGATATGGGTGAGCCGATTTTGGACGGGCTTAAGGTTCCAACAACAGTGGATGCAAATCCTGTGGTGGATCATTCCATTGAAGCGAATGGTCAACAATTTAAGTTTACCGCCGTATCCATGGGGAACCCGCACGCTGTTATTTATGTAGAAGATGCTGTGAATTTTGATCTCTCAACATGGGGGCCACTGCTAGAGGTACATCCGATGTTCCCGAAAAAAATTAATGTAGAATTCGCCACTGTTCGTGACCGGGGTTATGTAGATATGCGTGTATGGGAACGTGGAGCGGGACCAACGCTGGCATGTGGAACAGGAGCCTGTGCAACACTCGTATCGTCAGTTCTGAACGGACACACCGACCGTACTGCTGTCGTTAGCCTCAAAGGTGGAGATTTGCACATTGAGTGGAATGAATCAGATAACCACGTTTATATGACAGGGCCTGCGGAAGTTGTGTTCAAAGGGATCACCTCATAA
- a CDS encoding YlbF family regulator — protein sequence MSVAELNTVDMAQVLTGAYELGDMINQSAEVSDYLYWKQQVETNPEIQAGIRKLNAKKELFEETQRFGHFHPDFHAAKDQVTALELELEGFEAVARFKQAEKALDDMLHQMSETIAYAVSTTIKVPSNDPNPKGGCGSGGKCSCG from the coding sequence ATGAGCGTAGCGGAATTGAACACGGTCGATATGGCCCAAGTGTTAACGGGCGCATATGAATTAGGCGACATGATTAACCAATCTGCCGAAGTATCGGATTATTTATATTGGAAACAGCAAGTTGAGACGAACCCGGAGATTCAAGCCGGTATACGCAAGCTGAATGCCAAGAAAGAGCTATTCGAGGAAACCCAGCGCTTTGGACATTTTCATCCAGACTTCCATGCAGCCAAGGATCAGGTTACAGCGTTGGAACTAGAATTAGAGGGTTTTGAGGCAGTGGCGCGTTTCAAGCAGGCTGAGAAAGCCCTGGACGACATGCTGCATCAGATGTCTGAGACGATTGCTTATGCTGTGTCTACTACGATTAAAGTTCCAAGCAATGATCCGAATCCCAAAGGTGGTTGCGGAAGCGGCGGGAAGTGCAGTTGCGGTTAA
- a CDS encoding selenium metabolism-associated LysR family transcriptional regulator, whose product MNFHQLHIFYTVAEKGSFSAAAQALHMTQPAVTMQIQSLEDYFGTKLLHRSTKKIELSEAGMTLLPHAKRSVELVRHTDEAMSAFTQKLQGRLQLGASLTIGEYVLPRMLGPFARQYPDISIVMKVMNTTQIMDEILKHQLNFGLIEAPIHHPDMIVEPVMKDELKLIVPAGHALAQRGEVELEEVMSYPFVLREKGSGTRQVMEDQLQKRKIDPQDMNVVMELGSTGAVKSAVEAGVGITMLSPSSVQHEIALGLVHIVDIRGLEFKRQFYAIHLKSSLLPLSAVAFLNYLREQEQVELQQ is encoded by the coding sequence ATGAATTTTCATCAATTACACATTTTCTATACAGTTGCCGAAAAGGGAAGCTTCTCTGCGGCTGCTCAGGCGTTACATATGACTCAACCTGCGGTGACGATGCAGATTCAGTCGCTGGAGGATTACTTTGGCACCAAACTACTGCACCGTTCCACCAAAAAAATAGAATTATCTGAGGCGGGAATGACATTACTCCCTCATGCGAAACGAAGTGTTGAATTGGTTAGACACACAGATGAAGCGATGTCTGCATTCACACAAAAGCTCCAGGGGAGATTACAGCTCGGGGCTAGCTTGACGATTGGAGAGTATGTGTTGCCTCGAATGCTAGGACCTTTTGCTCGTCAATATCCCGATATTTCAATCGTAATGAAAGTCATGAATACAACACAAATCATGGATGAGATTCTGAAGCACCAGTTAAACTTTGGCTTGATTGAAGCGCCTATTCATCATCCGGATATGATCGTAGAGCCTGTGATGAAGGATGAGCTGAAGCTGATCGTTCCGGCGGGGCATGCCCTTGCTCAGCGAGGTGAGGTAGAGCTGGAAGAAGTAATGTCTTATCCATTTGTATTGCGGGAGAAGGGTTCGGGGACACGGCAAGTGATGGAAGATCAGCTGCAAAAAAGAAAAATAGATCCTCAGGACATGAACGTAGTCATGGAACTCGGCAGTACTGGTGCGGTAAAATCAGCCGTTGAGGCCGGTGTGGGCATAACGATGTTATCACCATCATCTGTTCAACACGAAATTGCGCTTGGTCTGGTTCATATCGTCGATATTCGTGGACTGGAATTCAAACGTCAATTCTATGCGATTCATCTCAAATCTTCGTTACTGCCCTTATCAGCGGTAGCTTTTCTAAACTATTTGCGGGAGCAGGAGCAGGTCGAGTTACAACAATAA